In Fibrobacter sp., a single window of DNA contains:
- a CDS encoding Lrp/AsnC family transcriptional regulator — MLVEALDLKILEIVQDGFPLEERPYAALGRLLGVSEEEAFDSVERLRKSGVIRRLGGVYDSRRLGYISRLCTGVVSEDKLEGFAAAVDKIPAITHNYVRSHAYNVWFTVIARSESEIQETVRGLEAETVLHDAHVLSASKMFKINTVMKSASRSSADASGQVAAARVTERPVAKGAEPFVPEAKDRRRINLLCQDIPHTKTPFSDLGIDVAEIRGDLDQKIMRRFGAVLRHQQAGFDANAMVCLAVADAERAGALLAEDPHVSHCYERSPFGGFPYNVYAMFHGQSEAELEQSICSALSALNGPDHAVLTSLKELKKTSFVYFA; from the coding sequence ATTCTCGTGGAAGCTCTAGACCTGAAAATTCTGGAAATTGTCCAGGACGGTTTCCCGCTGGAAGAGCGTCCTTACGCCGCACTGGGAAGGCTTCTTGGCGTTTCAGAAGAAGAGGCTTTCGATAGCGTGGAACGCCTTCGCAAGTCCGGCGTCATCCGTCGCCTGGGTGGCGTCTATGACTCCCGCAGGTTGGGCTACATCTCCAGACTCTGCACGGGAGTGGTGAGCGAAGATAAACTGGAAGGTTTTGCTGCGGCGGTGGATAAGATTCCTGCCATCACACACAACTATGTCCGCAGTCACGCCTACAACGTTTGGTTCACCGTCATCGCCCGGTCGGAATCCGAAATTCAGGAAACGGTTCGGGGGTTGGAGGCGGAAACCGTCCTGCACGATGCCCATGTGCTCTCGGCCAGCAAGATGTTCAAGATAAACACGGTGATGAAGTCTGCGTCGCGGAGTTCTGCAGATGCGTCGGGCCAGGTTGCGGCAGCTCGGGTCACGGAAAGGCCGGTTGCCAAAGGTGCCGAACCCTTTGTCCCTGAGGCAAAGGACCGTCGCCGGATCAACCTCCTGTGCCAGGATATTCCCCACACCAAAACGCCCTTCTCTGATTTGGGAATAGACGTCGCCGAAATCCGCGGTGACTTGGATCAAAAAATCATGCGCAGATTCGGGGCGGTCCTCAGACACCAGCAGGCGGGTTTTGATGCAAACGCCATGGTGTGCCTTGCCGTCGCGGATGCGGAACGGGCGGGAGCATTGTTGGCCGAAGATCCTCACGTTTCCCACTGCTACGAGCGCAGCCCTTTCGGAGGTTTCCCCTATAATGTTTACGCCATGTTCCACGGGCAAAGTGAAGCCGAACTGGAGCAAAGCATCTGTTCTGCGCTGTCTGCCCTGAACGGCCCGGACCATGCGGTGCTGACGTCCCTGAAGGAACTGAAAAAGACCAGTTTCGTCTATTTTGCCTAG
- a CDS encoding NTP transferase domain-containing protein, whose amino-acid sequence MTCGRFLLGPYYNETKEKNLEREKLNVLILAAGLGTRLRPLTEDMPKPLVPVVDKSILEIQAIRARELGPVRLHANAHYLAEQVIAEGSRLGFEKVWEEPEILGTAGPLKRIYNEGYRGGLLVMNGDAYCRFDLNKFMENARRDRCDVALLAVEFPQVNTFRVDGNGHLAGVAGRFGSEQGKPATFSGVSWYSDAALARIKDGEFDIREFWKQELAAGHPIYVDCSQMDATWIDMGSPAGLKAACDARLQELGLNSWVGDGLDSRRRDCVSKVGCSVVQNGVDLPEGVRVENSILFAGATVEVGETVKDEIRGRGFSWKL is encoded by the coding sequence ATGACCTGTGGGCGTTTTTTACTTGGCCCTTATTATAACGAAACGAAAGAGAAGAATTTGGAAAGGGAAAAACTCAACGTCTTGATTCTTGCGGCTGGCCTCGGCACGAGGCTTCGGCCCTTGACCGAAGACATGCCCAAGCCGTTGGTGCCCGTGGTGGACAAGAGCATCCTGGAAATCCAGGCGATTCGTGCCAGGGAGCTTGGGCCTGTGCGTCTCCACGCTAACGCTCACTACCTTGCAGAACAGGTGATAGCCGAAGGTTCGCGTCTCGGGTTCGAGAAGGTCTGGGAAGAGCCGGAAATCCTCGGGACCGCAGGCCCCCTGAAACGCATATACAACGAAGGTTACCGCGGCGGGCTCCTGGTGATGAACGGCGACGCCTACTGTCGTTTTGACTTGAATAAATTTATGGAGAACGCCCGCCGCGACCGCTGCGACGTGGCGCTCTTGGCGGTGGAGTTCCCTCAGGTAAATACCTTCCGTGTTGACGGAAACGGACACTTGGCAGGAGTTGCTGGCCGTTTCGGTTCAGAACAGGGCAAGCCCGCCACCTTCTCGGGAGTGTCCTGGTACAGCGATGCGGCCCTTGCCCGCATCAAGGACGGTGAGTTCGACATCCGTGAATTCTGGAAACAGGAACTTGCGGCGGGTCACCCGATTTATGTGGACTGCAGCCAGATGGACGCCACCTGGATAGACATGGGAAGCCCCGCGGGCCTGAAGGCCGCCTGCGACGCCCGCCTGCAGGAACTGGGGCTGAACAGCTGGGTCGGTGACGGTCTCGATTCCAGACGGCGGGATTGCGTTTCGAAGGTCGGCTGTTCAGTTGTCCAAAATGGAGTGGATCTGCCCGAAGGTGTTCGTGTGGAAAACTCCATCTTGTTTGCGGGAGCGACCGTAGAGGTGGGCGAAACCGTGAAGGACGAAATCCGGGGTAGGGGATTCTCGTGGAAGCTCTAG
- the guaB gene encoding IMP dehydrogenase has protein sequence MKLLPEALTFDDVLLVPAESSVLPAQTDVSTQLAPNIKLNIPIISAAMDTVTTAPLAISLALQGGIGIIHKNMSVEEQAEEVRKVKRWQSGIVVNPVTLDADQPVSAAFELRAKNKVSGFPILSKGKLVGMLTSRDLRTVSDMNVKISSVMTKNPVTASPKVSLAKAKEILAEKRIEKLPLVDASGALKGLITMTDILKRENNPNASLDKNGQLLVGAAVSTSANTLERVAALVDAGVDLLIIDTAHGHHIGVRNMVKTVRKKYPKLTICAGNVCTPEAVAELAKCGANIVKVGIGPGSICTTRIVAGVGYPQFSAVVECGKMARKVGVKIIADGGLKFSGDIVKALAAGGHAVMVGSLFAGTEEAPGEVILADGRSYKSYRGMGSLGAMKAGSADRYFQGGVQEPRKFVPEGIEGRVPYKGPLRDTVYQLIGGIHSAMGYAGAANLEELYKKATFVRITGAGLRESHPHDVTITKEAPNYRTGE, from the coding sequence ATGAAACTTTTGCCAGAAGCCCTGACGTTTGACGACGTCCTTCTTGTTCCCGCTGAATCTTCTGTTTTGCCGGCCCAGACCGACGTGAGCACCCAGCTCGCTCCCAACATCAAGCTGAACATTCCTATCATCAGTGCCGCCATGGACACCGTGACTACGGCTCCTTTGGCCATTTCCCTCGCCCTGCAGGGTGGTATCGGCATTATCCACAAGAACATGAGCGTTGAAGAACAGGCCGAAGAAGTCCGCAAGGTCAAGCGGTGGCAGTCCGGTATCGTTGTGAATCCGGTGACCCTCGATGCCGACCAGCCGGTCTCCGCTGCTTTTGAACTGCGCGCCAAGAACAAGGTGAGCGGTTTCCCGATTCTCTCGAAGGGTAAACTTGTGGGCATGCTTACCAGCCGCGACCTCCGCACCGTGAGCGACATGAACGTGAAGATCAGTTCCGTGATGACCAAGAATCCGGTGACGGCAAGCCCCAAGGTGAGCCTTGCTAAGGCGAAGGAAATCCTCGCCGAAAAGCGCATCGAGAAGCTCCCGCTGGTGGATGCCTCTGGCGCCCTGAAGGGCCTTATCACCATGACGGACATTCTGAAACGCGAAAACAACCCCAACGCTAGCCTCGACAAGAACGGCCAGTTGCTCGTTGGCGCTGCCGTGAGCACTTCTGCAAATACTCTCGAACGCGTGGCTGCCCTGGTGGACGCCGGCGTGGACCTGCTCATTATCGATACGGCTCACGGCCACCACATCGGCGTGCGCAATATGGTGAAGACTGTCCGCAAGAAGTATCCGAAACTCACGATTTGCGCAGGCAACGTCTGCACTCCGGAAGCGGTTGCGGAACTTGCCAAGTGCGGCGCGAACATCGTGAAGGTGGGTATCGGTCCGGGCTCCATCTGCACCACGCGTATTGTTGCCGGTGTGGGTTACCCGCAGTTCTCCGCCGTGGTGGAATGCGGCAAGATGGCCCGCAAGGTCGGCGTGAAGATCATTGCCGACGGTGGCCTCAAGTTCTCGGGCGACATCGTGAAGGCTCTCGCTGCCGGTGGTCATGCCGTGATGGTGGGCTCCTTGTTTGCCGGAACCGAAGAAGCTCCGGGCGAAGTCATTCTCGCCGATGGCCGTAGCTACAAGAGCTACCGCGGTATGGGTTCCCTCGGTGCCATGAAGGCCGGTTCTGCCGACCGTTACTTCCAGGGTGGCGTCCAGGAACCCCGCAAGTTCGTTCCCGAAGGCATCGAAGGCCGTGTGCCCTACAAGGGCCCCCTCCGCGACACCGTTTACCAGCTGATTGGCGGTATCCATTCTGCCATGGGTTATGCCGGTGCTGCTAACCTCGAAGAACTCTACAAGAAGGCGACCTTCGTACGCATTACGGGTGCAGGCCTCCGTGAATCTCACCCCCATGACGTGACGATTACCAAGGAAGCCCCCAACTACCGCACCGGCGAGTAG
- a CDS encoding asparaginase: protein MASGKKRIAILATGGTIAGVGEPGKSTGYVPGQISAEDLVKSVPELSEYAEVTAEQICNVNSDDITDKLWIKLSNRIRELQEDETVDGIVVTHGTDTMDETAYFISLTVKCEKPVVLTGSMKPATAKDPDGPANLLGAVRAAVGFAIDDDPPANLVWVFFAGELFDARGVQKCSASAINAMGVDAPGEGSNWNALKEQNFFDVSKLQELPRVNVVYFTVDANPKVLEYASCVSDGLVIAGAGSGEFSQAWAKVLERIDIPVVIASRTHHGLVTLNETLAPGCICAGRLAPQKAAVLLKLALTVTERVDDIKRVFSL from the coding sequence ATGGCAAGCGGAAAGAAGCGAATTGCAATTTTGGCCACCGGCGGAACCATTGCCGGCGTAGGCGAGCCCGGCAAGAGCACGGGCTATGTTCCGGGGCAGATTTCTGCCGAAGACCTGGTAAAGTCCGTGCCCGAACTTTCGGAATACGCCGAAGTCACGGCGGAGCAAATCTGCAACGTGAATTCCGACGACATTACGGACAAACTATGGATTAAGCTATCGAACCGCATCAGGGAACTGCAAGAAGACGAAACCGTCGACGGAATCGTGGTGACCCACGGTACCGACACCATGGACGAGACGGCCTATTTTATAAGCCTTACGGTCAAGTGCGAAAAACCGGTGGTCTTGACAGGTTCCATGAAGCCTGCCACGGCGAAGGATCCCGACGGCCCGGCGAACCTCTTGGGAGCAGTCCGTGCGGCGGTGGGATTTGCCATCGACGACGACCCTCCGGCAAACCTGGTGTGGGTTTTCTTTGCTGGGGAGCTCTTCGATGCCCGCGGCGTGCAAAAGTGCAGCGCCTCGGCCATAAACGCTATGGGGGTGGACGCTCCCGGCGAAGGCTCCAACTGGAATGCCCTCAAGGAGCAGAACTTTTTTGACGTGTCGAAACTCCAGGAACTGCCTCGGGTGAACGTGGTCTATTTTACGGTAGATGCAAACCCGAAGGTGCTGGAATACGCCTCCTGTGTTTCGGACGGCCTTGTGATTGCGGGGGCGGGCTCGGGCGAGTTCAGCCAGGCCTGGGCCAAGGTTTTGGAGCGTATCGACATTCCCGTGGTCATAGCGAGCCGCACCCATCACGGGCTGGTGACATTGAACGAAACTCTTGCTCCCGGCTGTATTTGCGCAGGGAGACTTGCGCCTCAGAAGGCGGCGGTACTGTTGAAGCTCGCCCTTACGGTAACGGAACGGGTGGACGACATCAAACGGGTGTTTTCGCTGTAG